Proteins encoded by one window of Cloeon dipterum chromosome 2, ieCloDipt1.1, whole genome shotgun sequence:
- the Cp190 gene encoding centrosome-associated zinc finger protein Cp190 isoform X2 — protein sequence MHGSGEEVSTRQVKVDNWGPFFLQRLQHFFNKSDFCDLTLQFTGDSSKVPVHSLVLNSCTDYFQQLEKKNGLNADRCLAMPSDLTSELVLPIIRFMYTGKLEFKETLTKKLYYTAGRLNMPILTKLLDAQGSSETQPEKNVNNSHPAILTKSATLGTRKVSLKDLPETLPGRRLPIWKKRKTPVSFDDPVPENLAISDRTFEQEDEPAKPTRFEWPEDEESLKNYSEEYSQPFDSITYESTPLLRHKAAPAKVAEDEKPKDTFEEVKAKVTPIKRLAPTDSDPATKKQKMIDIQSVKEYLKEQALRKEIVGSEEDGEEAVEGDSMAITETAEDDDEDDDDHGAEQLNQSEYYEINPTQEADGGEEGSSNSGTPQTKSILKQRIPEEATPGAKKVRFSFSSSPDQAQTQPDSVVQAGETVIKADGGTSAENHAKIISEVLKKYPHLVQNNKNIKLRIMKQGAYPEDSANKKVSYVVLKAGEKGNKAPAKVIIKTGSRSESIGNLMPSAVPTLAKPKPVSGAENTTGPWLCHTCGTNEDPINFTTYYEYRHHLQDVHMEKIDARICEHCGYRASKRNLLLYHLFTKHRVDPPRNVIFPKCDQCEYIALSESLLIKHRNNHSNNKDFVCKICNAGFKSNGALQGHMQANLHSDPSRKKYVCPFCQKVFVRQLNLKTHVRTMHKEVGRKFVNELEDESVDGDLQKKTIEHQTLAYDQSSETLDNVSVANGIATSLNLVEHQLTEVDQQTMVQTIPNADGTVQTFIISAVPGQEYIVPEMLAGQSGEQYQISANQLADLVQYDTCGAVVNSLGATGGQQTIVITSAPSGTQEQLKLISPDGSTITGSLDQLALLTGHNIIVSNSDGTTSSAGEGFQAILQSNGVFTLQPVGHVIQADGEPVSEETLVQQGYVTQDNTILTMAQQDALSKDGAANLIRFAEMDKTYVTYSDHQEQQQMQVAIDESGNITETVKESQHMEEISVSQQIAIEAEEQQVTEEQLPPEHQPLPEEPKISDVTETSEAVPAKDVEPLEMAVEETAQPDEGSTQEVPDIEDRSKIQEVVEEPHEMSVEMGLEAMQEENHAPQHLTELIETKTINELEAIQEEQPTADANEVDNEPENESMVIDEGNQSEIVEQEDIASFSEECTK from the exons ATGCATGGCAGTGGCGAGGAAGTGTCCACTCGGCAGGTGAAGGTGGACAACTGGGGTCCGTTTTTTCTCCAGAGGCTGCAGCACTTCTTCAATAAAAGCGATTTTTGTGACCTAACTCTTCAATTCACTGGAGACTCCTCAAAAGTTCCG GTGCACAGTTTAGTCCTCAACTCTTGTACAGATTACTTTCAGCAGttggagaagaaaaatggGTTGAACGCAGATCGCTGTTTGGCAATGCCTTCAGATCTAACTTCTGAGCTTGTTTTGCCCATTATAAG ATTCATGTACACTGGAAAGCTGGAATTTAAAGAGACCctcacaaaaaaattgtactaCACAGCAGGGCGGCTGAATATGCcaattttgaccaaattgTTAGACGCCCAGGGTTCGTCTGAAACCCAGCCTGAGAAGAATGTTAATAACTCGCACCCTGCGATATTAACCAAGAGTGCAACTCTTGGAACCAGAAAAGTTTCTCTTAAAGATTTGCCTGAAACCTTGCCTGGAAGAAG ACTTCCGATttggaaaaagagaaagacaCCAGTTTCATTTGACGACCCAGTGCCAGAAAATTTGGC catATCAGATAGGACGTTTGAGCAAGAAGACGAGCCAGCAAAGCCAACAAGATTTGAATGGCCAGAAGACGaagagagtttaaaaaattactctgaGGAGTACTCTCAGCCATTTGACTCAATAACGTATGAGTCAACGCCTCTTCTGCGTCACAAAGCAGCACCAGCTAAGGTAGCAGAGGATGAGAAACCGAAGGATACATTTGAAGAAGTCAAGGCAAAGGTTACGCCCATCAAGAGACTCGCACCAACTGACTCTGATCCTGCcaccaaaaaacaaaaaatgatagaTATTCAGTCTgtcaaggaatatttaaag gaGCAAGCTTTAAGGAAAGAAATCGTTGGATCTGAGGAAGATGGTGAAGAAGCTGTTGAGGGCGATAGCATGGCTATCACAGAAACCGCAGAAGACGATGATGAAGACGACGACGACCATGGTGCAGAGCAGCTTAATCAGAGTGAATACTACGAAATAAACCCAACGCAAGAGGCGGATGGTGGAGAGGAAGGATCTTCCAACTCCGGAACGCCTCAGACAAAGTCGATTCTCAAGCAGCGGATTCCTGAAGAAGCCACTCCTGGAGCGAAAAAAGTCAGATTTTCTTTCAGTAGTTCACCAGATCAAGCACAAACTCAGCCAGACTCCGTGGTTCAGGCTGGTGAAACAGTCATCAAGGCAGATGGCGGCACAAGCGCTGAAAACCACGCTAAAATCATTTCTGAAGTGTTGAAGAAATACCCTCATCTGGTccagaacaataaaaatatcaaactgaGGATCATGAAGCAAGGTGCATATCCAGAAGACAGTGCCAACAAGAAGGTTTCTTACGTCGTGCTGAAGGCTGGTGAGAAGGGTAACAAGGCTCCTGCCAAAGTCATCATCAAAACTGGAAGCAG ATCGGAGAGTATTGGCAACTTGATGCCAAGTGCGGTGCCTACGCTAGCAAAGCCCAAGCCTGTCTCTGGAGCAGAAAATACGACAGGTCCTTGGTTGTGTCACACATGTGGAACCAACGAGGACCCAATCAACTTCACAACATACTATGAGTACCGCCACCATCTGCAGGACGTGCACATGGAAAAAATCGACGCGCGTATTTGCGAACACTGCGGCTATCGCGCCAGTAAACGCAATTTGCTGCTGTATCATCTGTTCACCAAACACAGAGTTGACCCGCCCCGCAATGTTATCTTTCCGAAATGTGACCAGTGTGAGTATATCGCTCTTAGCGAATCTCTGCTCATCAAGCACCGGAACAACCATTCTAACAACAAAGACTTTGTCTGCAAGATCTGCAATGCTGGTTTCAAGAGCAACGGCGCTCTTCAAGGTCACATGCAGGCAAACCTGCACTCTGACCCGTCAAGAAAGAAATATGTATGTCCTTTCTGTCAGAAGGTCTTTGTTCGGCAGTTGAATTTGAAAACGCACGTTCGCACCATGCACAAGGAGGTTGGTCGCAAGTTCGTCAACGAACTGGAGGATGAGTCTGTGGACGGAGACTTGCAAAAGAAGACAATCGAGCACCAAACGCTGGCGTACGACCAAAGCTCTGAAACTTTGGATAACGTGTCTGTGGCAAATGGAATCGCCACCTCGCTCAACCTCGTTGAGCACCAACTGACGGAAGTGGACCAGCAAACGATGGTGCAGACCATTCCGAACGCAGACGGCACTGTGCAGACCTTCATCATCTCTGCCGTGCCTGGTCAAGAATACATAGTGCCTGAAATGCTGGCCGGCCAATCTGGTGAACAGtatcaaatttcagctaaCCAGCTGGCGGACTTGGTGCAGTATGATACATGCGGTGCCGTAGTCAACTCGCTGGGAGCCACCGGAGGCCAGCAGACCATCGTTATTACGTCAGCGCCGTCCGGCACTCAAGAGCAGCTGAAGCTGATTTCGCCAGACGGCAGCACAATCACCGGCTCTCTTGATCAACTCGCTCTTCTCACAGGACACAATATTATTGTCTCCAATTCTGATGGCACTACGTCATCTGCTGGCGAAGGTTTCCAG GCTATTCTTCAGTCCAATGGTGTGTTCACGCTGCAGCCAGTGGGTCACGTGATTCAGGCCGACGGTGAGCCTGTCAGTGAAGAAACCTTGGTCCAGCAAGGATACGTCACACAGGACAACACTATCCTCACCATGGCGCAGCAAGACGCCTTGAGCAAGGACGGAGCCGCCAATCTTATCCGATTCGCCGAGATGGACAAGACGTATGTGACATACAGTGATCAccaagagcagcagcagatgcAGGTCGCCATTGACGAAAGCGGCAACATAACTGAGACAGTCAAAGAGTCCCAGCACATGGAAGAGATTAGTGTTTCACAGCAAATTGCGATTGAAGCTGAAGAACAGCAAGTAACTGAGGAACAGTTGCCGCCTGAGCATCAACCACTGCCAGAGGAACCTAAAA TTTCAGACGTAACTGAAACATCAGAGGCTGTTCCTGCAAAGGACGTCGAACCTCTTGAGATGGCAGTTGAAGAGACGGCCCAACCAGATGAAGGGTCAACCCAGGAGGTGCCAGATATTGAGGACAGAAGCAAAATTCAAGAGGTGGTAGAAGAACCGCATGAAATGAGTGTTGAGATGGGTTTGGAGGCGATGCAAGAAGAGAATCACGCGCCGCAGCACTTAACTGAGCTGATTGAAACTAAAACTATCAACGAGCTTGAAGCTATCCAGGAAGAACAGCCGACAGCTGATGCTAACGAAGTTGACAATGAGCCTGAAAATGAAAGTATGGTCATTGATGAAGGCAATCAGAGTGAAATTGTTGAGCAAGAAGACATTGCCAGCTTTTCAGAGGAATGCACTAAATAA
- the Cp190 gene encoding centrosome-associated zinc finger protein Cp190 isoform X1 yields MHGSGEEVSTRQVKVDNWGPFFLQRLQHFFNKSDFCDLTLQFTGDSSKVPVHSLVLNSCTDYFQQLEKKNGLNADRCLAMPSDLTSELVLPIIRFMYTGKLEFKETLTKKLYYTAGRLNMPILTKLLDAQGSSETQPEKNVNNSHPAILTKSATLGTRKVSLKDLPETLPGRRLPIWKKRKTPVSFDDPVPENLAISDRTFEQEDEPAKPTRFEWPEDEESLKNYSEEYSQPFDSITYESTPLLRHKAAPAKVAEDEKPKDTFEEVKAKVTPIKRLAPTDSDPATKKQKMIDIQSVKEYLKEQALRKEIVGSEEDGEEAVEGDSMAITETAEDDDEDDDDHGAEQLNQSEYYEINPTQEADGGEEGSSNSGTPQTKSILKQRIPEEATPGAKKVRFSFSSSPDQAQTQPDSVVQAGETVIKADGGTSAENHAKIISEVLKKYPHLVQNNKNIKLRIMKQGAYPEDSANKKVSYVVLKAGEKGNKAPAKVIIKTGSRSESIGNLMPSAVPTLAKPKPVSGAENTTGPWLCHTCGTNEDPINFTTYYEYRHHLQDVHMEKIDARICEHCGYRASKRNLLLYHLFTKHRVDPPRNVIFPKCDQCEYIALSESLLIKHRNNHSNNKDFVCKICNAGFKSNGALQGHMQANLHSDPSRKKYVCPFCQKVFVRQLNLKTHVRTMHKEVGRKFVNELEDESVDGDLQKKTIEHQTLAYDQSSETLDNVSVANGIATSLNLVEHQLTEVDQQTMVQTIPNADGTVQTFIISAVPGQEYIVPEMLAGQSGEQYQISANQLADLVQYDTCGAVVNSLGATGGQQTIVITSAPSGTQEQLKLISPDGSTITGSLDQLALLTGHNIIVSNSDGTTSSAGEGFQAILQSNGVFTLQPVGHVIQADGEPVSEETLVQQGYVTQDNTILTMAQQDALSKDGAANLIRFAEMDKTYVTYSDHQEQQQMQVAIDESGNITETVKESQHMEEISVSQQIAIEAEEQQVTEEQLPPEHQPLPEEPKKFLYILVSDVTETSEAVPAKDVEPLEMAVEETAQPDEGSTQEVPDIEDRSKIQEVVEEPHEMSVEMGLEAMQEENHAPQHLTELIETKTINELEAIQEEQPTADANEVDNEPENESMVIDEGNQSEIVEQEDIASFSEECTK; encoded by the exons ATGCATGGCAGTGGCGAGGAAGTGTCCACTCGGCAGGTGAAGGTGGACAACTGGGGTCCGTTTTTTCTCCAGAGGCTGCAGCACTTCTTCAATAAAAGCGATTTTTGTGACCTAACTCTTCAATTCACTGGAGACTCCTCAAAAGTTCCG GTGCACAGTTTAGTCCTCAACTCTTGTACAGATTACTTTCAGCAGttggagaagaaaaatggGTTGAACGCAGATCGCTGTTTGGCAATGCCTTCAGATCTAACTTCTGAGCTTGTTTTGCCCATTATAAG ATTCATGTACACTGGAAAGCTGGAATTTAAAGAGACCctcacaaaaaaattgtactaCACAGCAGGGCGGCTGAATATGCcaattttgaccaaattgTTAGACGCCCAGGGTTCGTCTGAAACCCAGCCTGAGAAGAATGTTAATAACTCGCACCCTGCGATATTAACCAAGAGTGCAACTCTTGGAACCAGAAAAGTTTCTCTTAAAGATTTGCCTGAAACCTTGCCTGGAAGAAG ACTTCCGATttggaaaaagagaaagacaCCAGTTTCATTTGACGACCCAGTGCCAGAAAATTTGGC catATCAGATAGGACGTTTGAGCAAGAAGACGAGCCAGCAAAGCCAACAAGATTTGAATGGCCAGAAGACGaagagagtttaaaaaattactctgaGGAGTACTCTCAGCCATTTGACTCAATAACGTATGAGTCAACGCCTCTTCTGCGTCACAAAGCAGCACCAGCTAAGGTAGCAGAGGATGAGAAACCGAAGGATACATTTGAAGAAGTCAAGGCAAAGGTTACGCCCATCAAGAGACTCGCACCAACTGACTCTGATCCTGCcaccaaaaaacaaaaaatgatagaTATTCAGTCTgtcaaggaatatttaaag gaGCAAGCTTTAAGGAAAGAAATCGTTGGATCTGAGGAAGATGGTGAAGAAGCTGTTGAGGGCGATAGCATGGCTATCACAGAAACCGCAGAAGACGATGATGAAGACGACGACGACCATGGTGCAGAGCAGCTTAATCAGAGTGAATACTACGAAATAAACCCAACGCAAGAGGCGGATGGTGGAGAGGAAGGATCTTCCAACTCCGGAACGCCTCAGACAAAGTCGATTCTCAAGCAGCGGATTCCTGAAGAAGCCACTCCTGGAGCGAAAAAAGTCAGATTTTCTTTCAGTAGTTCACCAGATCAAGCACAAACTCAGCCAGACTCCGTGGTTCAGGCTGGTGAAACAGTCATCAAGGCAGATGGCGGCACAAGCGCTGAAAACCACGCTAAAATCATTTCTGAAGTGTTGAAGAAATACCCTCATCTGGTccagaacaataaaaatatcaaactgaGGATCATGAAGCAAGGTGCATATCCAGAAGACAGTGCCAACAAGAAGGTTTCTTACGTCGTGCTGAAGGCTGGTGAGAAGGGTAACAAGGCTCCTGCCAAAGTCATCATCAAAACTGGAAGCAG ATCGGAGAGTATTGGCAACTTGATGCCAAGTGCGGTGCCTACGCTAGCAAAGCCCAAGCCTGTCTCTGGAGCAGAAAATACGACAGGTCCTTGGTTGTGTCACACATGTGGAACCAACGAGGACCCAATCAACTTCACAACATACTATGAGTACCGCCACCATCTGCAGGACGTGCACATGGAAAAAATCGACGCGCGTATTTGCGAACACTGCGGCTATCGCGCCAGTAAACGCAATTTGCTGCTGTATCATCTGTTCACCAAACACAGAGTTGACCCGCCCCGCAATGTTATCTTTCCGAAATGTGACCAGTGTGAGTATATCGCTCTTAGCGAATCTCTGCTCATCAAGCACCGGAACAACCATTCTAACAACAAAGACTTTGTCTGCAAGATCTGCAATGCTGGTTTCAAGAGCAACGGCGCTCTTCAAGGTCACATGCAGGCAAACCTGCACTCTGACCCGTCAAGAAAGAAATATGTATGTCCTTTCTGTCAGAAGGTCTTTGTTCGGCAGTTGAATTTGAAAACGCACGTTCGCACCATGCACAAGGAGGTTGGTCGCAAGTTCGTCAACGAACTGGAGGATGAGTCTGTGGACGGAGACTTGCAAAAGAAGACAATCGAGCACCAAACGCTGGCGTACGACCAAAGCTCTGAAACTTTGGATAACGTGTCTGTGGCAAATGGAATCGCCACCTCGCTCAACCTCGTTGAGCACCAACTGACGGAAGTGGACCAGCAAACGATGGTGCAGACCATTCCGAACGCAGACGGCACTGTGCAGACCTTCATCATCTCTGCCGTGCCTGGTCAAGAATACATAGTGCCTGAAATGCTGGCCGGCCAATCTGGTGAACAGtatcaaatttcagctaaCCAGCTGGCGGACTTGGTGCAGTATGATACATGCGGTGCCGTAGTCAACTCGCTGGGAGCCACCGGAGGCCAGCAGACCATCGTTATTACGTCAGCGCCGTCCGGCACTCAAGAGCAGCTGAAGCTGATTTCGCCAGACGGCAGCACAATCACCGGCTCTCTTGATCAACTCGCTCTTCTCACAGGACACAATATTATTGTCTCCAATTCTGATGGCACTACGTCATCTGCTGGCGAAGGTTTCCAG GCTATTCTTCAGTCCAATGGTGTGTTCACGCTGCAGCCAGTGGGTCACGTGATTCAGGCCGACGGTGAGCCTGTCAGTGAAGAAACCTTGGTCCAGCAAGGATACGTCACACAGGACAACACTATCCTCACCATGGCGCAGCAAGACGCCTTGAGCAAGGACGGAGCCGCCAATCTTATCCGATTCGCCGAGATGGACAAGACGTATGTGACATACAGTGATCAccaagagcagcagcagatgcAGGTCGCCATTGACGAAAGCGGCAACATAACTGAGACAGTCAAAGAGTCCCAGCACATGGAAGAGATTAGTGTTTCACAGCAAATTGCGATTGAAGCTGAAGAACAGCAAGTAACTGAGGAACAGTTGCCGCCTGAGCATCAACCACTGCCAGAGGAACCTAAAA AGTTTCTATACATTTTAGTTTCAGACGTAACTGAAACATCAGAGGCTGTTCCTGCAAAGGACGTCGAACCTCTTGAGATGGCAGTTGAAGAGACGGCCCAACCAGATGAAGGGTCAACCCAGGAGGTGCCAGATATTGAGGACAGAAGCAAAATTCAAGAGGTGGTAGAAGAACCGCATGAAATGAGTGTTGAGATGGGTTTGGAGGCGATGCAAGAAGAGAATCACGCGCCGCAGCACTTAACTGAGCTGATTGAAACTAAAACTATCAACGAGCTTGAAGCTATCCAGGAAGAACAGCCGACAGCTGATGCTAACGAAGTTGACAATGAGCCTGAAAATGAAAGTATGGTCATTGATGAAGGCAATCAGAGTGAAATTGTTGAGCAAGAAGACATTGCCAGCTTTTCAGAGGAATGCACTAAATAA
- the Cp190 gene encoding centrosome-associated zinc finger protein Cp190 isoform X3, whose protein sequence is MHGSGEEVSTRQVKVDNWGPFFLQRLQHFFNKSDFCDLTLQFTGDSSKVPVHSLVLNSCTDYFQQLEKKNGLNADRCLAMPSDLTSELVLPIIRFMYTGKLEFKETLTKKLYYTAGRLNMPILTKLLDAQGSSETQPEKNVNNSHPAILTKSATLGTRKVSLKDLPETLPGRRLPIWKKRKTPVSFDDPVPENLAISDRTFEQEDEPAKPTRFEWPEDEESLKNYSEEYSQPFDSITYESTPLLRHKAAPAKVAEDEKPKDTFEEVKAKVTPIKRLAPTDSDPATKKQKMIDIQSVKEYLKEQALRKEIVGSEEDGEEAVEGDSMAITETAEDDDEDDDDHGAEQLNQSEYYEINPTQEADGGEEGSSNSGTPQTKSILKQRIPEEATPGAKKVRFSFSSSPDQAQTQPDSVVQAGETVIKADGGTSAENHAKIISEVLKKYPHLVQNNKNIKLRIMKQGAYPEDSANKKVSYVVLKAGEKGNKAPAKVIIKTGSRSESIGNLMPSAVPTLAKPKPVSGAENTTGPWLCHTCGTNEDPINFTTYYEYRHHLQDVHMEKIDARICEHCGYRASKRNLLLYHLFTKHRVDPPRNVIFPKCDQCEYIALSESLLIKHRNNHSNNKDFVCKICNAGFKSNGALQGHMQANLHSDPSRKKYVCPFCQKVFVRQLNLKTHVRTMHKEVGRKFVNELEDESVDGDLQKKTIEHQTLAYDQSSETLDNVSVANGIATSLNLVEHQLTEVDQQTMVQTIPNADGTVQTFIISAVPGQEYIVPEMLAGQSGEQYQISANQLADLVQYDTCGAVVNSLGATGGQQTIVITSAPSGTQEQLKLISPDGSTITGSLDQLALLTGHNIIVSNSDGTTSSAGEGFQAILQSNGVFTLQPVGHVIQADGEPVSEETLVQQGYVTQDNTILTMAQQDALSKDGAANLIRFAEMDKTYVTYSDHQEQQQMQVAIDESGNITETVKESQHMEEISVSQQIAIEAEEQQVTEEQLPPEHQPLPEEPKNVTETSEAVPAKDVEPLEMAVEETAQPDEGSTQEVPDIEDRSKIQEVVEEPHEMSVEMGLEAMQEENHAPQHLTELIETKTINELEAIQEEQPTADANEVDNEPENESMVIDEGNQSEIVEQEDIASFSEECTK, encoded by the exons ATGCATGGCAGTGGCGAGGAAGTGTCCACTCGGCAGGTGAAGGTGGACAACTGGGGTCCGTTTTTTCTCCAGAGGCTGCAGCACTTCTTCAATAAAAGCGATTTTTGTGACCTAACTCTTCAATTCACTGGAGACTCCTCAAAAGTTCCG GTGCACAGTTTAGTCCTCAACTCTTGTACAGATTACTTTCAGCAGttggagaagaaaaatggGTTGAACGCAGATCGCTGTTTGGCAATGCCTTCAGATCTAACTTCTGAGCTTGTTTTGCCCATTATAAG ATTCATGTACACTGGAAAGCTGGAATTTAAAGAGACCctcacaaaaaaattgtactaCACAGCAGGGCGGCTGAATATGCcaattttgaccaaattgTTAGACGCCCAGGGTTCGTCTGAAACCCAGCCTGAGAAGAATGTTAATAACTCGCACCCTGCGATATTAACCAAGAGTGCAACTCTTGGAACCAGAAAAGTTTCTCTTAAAGATTTGCCTGAAACCTTGCCTGGAAGAAG ACTTCCGATttggaaaaagagaaagacaCCAGTTTCATTTGACGACCCAGTGCCAGAAAATTTGGC catATCAGATAGGACGTTTGAGCAAGAAGACGAGCCAGCAAAGCCAACAAGATTTGAATGGCCAGAAGACGaagagagtttaaaaaattactctgaGGAGTACTCTCAGCCATTTGACTCAATAACGTATGAGTCAACGCCTCTTCTGCGTCACAAAGCAGCACCAGCTAAGGTAGCAGAGGATGAGAAACCGAAGGATACATTTGAAGAAGTCAAGGCAAAGGTTACGCCCATCAAGAGACTCGCACCAACTGACTCTGATCCTGCcaccaaaaaacaaaaaatgatagaTATTCAGTCTgtcaaggaatatttaaag gaGCAAGCTTTAAGGAAAGAAATCGTTGGATCTGAGGAAGATGGTGAAGAAGCTGTTGAGGGCGATAGCATGGCTATCACAGAAACCGCAGAAGACGATGATGAAGACGACGACGACCATGGTGCAGAGCAGCTTAATCAGAGTGAATACTACGAAATAAACCCAACGCAAGAGGCGGATGGTGGAGAGGAAGGATCTTCCAACTCCGGAACGCCTCAGACAAAGTCGATTCTCAAGCAGCGGATTCCTGAAGAAGCCACTCCTGGAGCGAAAAAAGTCAGATTTTCTTTCAGTAGTTCACCAGATCAAGCACAAACTCAGCCAGACTCCGTGGTTCAGGCTGGTGAAACAGTCATCAAGGCAGATGGCGGCACAAGCGCTGAAAACCACGCTAAAATCATTTCTGAAGTGTTGAAGAAATACCCTCATCTGGTccagaacaataaaaatatcaaactgaGGATCATGAAGCAAGGTGCATATCCAGAAGACAGTGCCAACAAGAAGGTTTCTTACGTCGTGCTGAAGGCTGGTGAGAAGGGTAACAAGGCTCCTGCCAAAGTCATCATCAAAACTGGAAGCAG ATCGGAGAGTATTGGCAACTTGATGCCAAGTGCGGTGCCTACGCTAGCAAAGCCCAAGCCTGTCTCTGGAGCAGAAAATACGACAGGTCCTTGGTTGTGTCACACATGTGGAACCAACGAGGACCCAATCAACTTCACAACATACTATGAGTACCGCCACCATCTGCAGGACGTGCACATGGAAAAAATCGACGCGCGTATTTGCGAACACTGCGGCTATCGCGCCAGTAAACGCAATTTGCTGCTGTATCATCTGTTCACCAAACACAGAGTTGACCCGCCCCGCAATGTTATCTTTCCGAAATGTGACCAGTGTGAGTATATCGCTCTTAGCGAATCTCTGCTCATCAAGCACCGGAACAACCATTCTAACAACAAAGACTTTGTCTGCAAGATCTGCAATGCTGGTTTCAAGAGCAACGGCGCTCTTCAAGGTCACATGCAGGCAAACCTGCACTCTGACCCGTCAAGAAAGAAATATGTATGTCCTTTCTGTCAGAAGGTCTTTGTTCGGCAGTTGAATTTGAAAACGCACGTTCGCACCATGCACAAGGAGGTTGGTCGCAAGTTCGTCAACGAACTGGAGGATGAGTCTGTGGACGGAGACTTGCAAAAGAAGACAATCGAGCACCAAACGCTGGCGTACGACCAAAGCTCTGAAACTTTGGATAACGTGTCTGTGGCAAATGGAATCGCCACCTCGCTCAACCTCGTTGAGCACCAACTGACGGAAGTGGACCAGCAAACGATGGTGCAGACCATTCCGAACGCAGACGGCACTGTGCAGACCTTCATCATCTCTGCCGTGCCTGGTCAAGAATACATAGTGCCTGAAATGCTGGCCGGCCAATCTGGTGAACAGtatcaaatttcagctaaCCAGCTGGCGGACTTGGTGCAGTATGATACATGCGGTGCCGTAGTCAACTCGCTGGGAGCCACCGGAGGCCAGCAGACCATCGTTATTACGTCAGCGCCGTCCGGCACTCAAGAGCAGCTGAAGCTGATTTCGCCAGACGGCAGCACAATCACCGGCTCTCTTGATCAACTCGCTCTTCTCACAGGACACAATATTATTGTCTCCAATTCTGATGGCACTACGTCATCTGCTGGCGAAGGTTTCCAG GCTATTCTTCAGTCCAATGGTGTGTTCACGCTGCAGCCAGTGGGTCACGTGATTCAGGCCGACGGTGAGCCTGTCAGTGAAGAAACCTTGGTCCAGCAAGGATACGTCACACAGGACAACACTATCCTCACCATGGCGCAGCAAGACGCCTTGAGCAAGGACGGAGCCGCCAATCTTATCCGATTCGCCGAGATGGACAAGACGTATGTGACATACAGTGATCAccaagagcagcagcagatgcAGGTCGCCATTGACGAAAGCGGCAACATAACTGAGACAGTCAAAGAGTCCCAGCACATGGAAGAGATTAGTGTTTCACAGCAAATTGCGATTGAAGCTGAAGAACAGCAAGTAACTGAGGAACAGTTGCCGCCTGAGCATCAACCACTGCCAGAGGAACCTAAAA ACGTAACTGAAACATCAGAGGCTGTTCCTGCAAAGGACGTCGAACCTCTTGAGATGGCAGTTGAAGAGACGGCCCAACCAGATGAAGGGTCAACCCAGGAGGTGCCAGATATTGAGGACAGAAGCAAAATTCAAGAGGTGGTAGAAGAACCGCATGAAATGAGTGTTGAGATGGGTTTGGAGGCGATGCAAGAAGAGAATCACGCGCCGCAGCACTTAACTGAGCTGATTGAAACTAAAACTATCAACGAGCTTGAAGCTATCCAGGAAGAACAGCCGACAGCTGATGCTAACGAAGTTGACAATGAGCCTGAAAATGAAAGTATGGTCATTGATGAAGGCAATCAGAGTGAAATTGTTGAGCAAGAAGACATTGCCAGCTTTTCAGAGGAATGCACTAAATAA